The proteins below are encoded in one region of Flavobacterium sp. IMCC34852:
- a CDS encoding homocysteine S-methyltransferase family protein → MSKIQQAIKERILVLDGAMGTMLQRNNFSEEDFRGERFKDFPHPLKGNNDLLSITQPEAVKQVHRLYFQAGADIVETNTFSGTTIGMADYHMEDLVYELNYQSAKIAREVADEFTDRPRFVAGSIGPTNRTASMSPDVNDPGFRAVTFDDLRIAYKQQVEALIDGGCDVLLVETIFDTLNAKAALFAIEEVKEERNLDIPVMVSGTITDASGRTLSGQTVEAFLISIAHIPLLSIGFNCALGADQLKPYLKRLAHNTTLNISAHPNAGLPNAFGQYDQTPTEMQALIKDYLQDNLVNIIGGCCGTTPEHIKAIAEVAKEFKPRQILETI, encoded by the coding sequence ATGTCAAAAATACAGCAAGCCATCAAAGAAAGAATCCTCGTCCTAGACGGCGCTATGGGAACCATGCTGCAGCGCAACAACTTCTCCGAAGAAGACTTCCGAGGCGAGCGTTTCAAAGATTTTCCACATCCGCTAAAAGGCAACAACGATTTGCTTTCCATCACCCAACCCGAAGCCGTAAAACAAGTCCACCGCTTGTATTTTCAAGCCGGTGCCGATATCGTAGAAACCAACACCTTCTCAGGAACCACCATCGGGATGGCCGATTACCACATGGAAGATTTGGTGTATGAACTCAATTACCAATCCGCCAAAATTGCCCGAGAAGTAGCCGATGAATTCACCGACAGACCGCGTTTTGTAGCCGGTTCTATCGGGCCAACCAACCGAACAGCCAGCATGTCGCCCGATGTCAATGATCCGGGTTTTCGCGCTGTGACTTTTGACGATTTGCGAATCGCTTACAAACAACAAGTAGAAGCGTTAATCGACGGTGGTTGTGATGTACTTTTAGTGGAAACTATCTTCGACACACTAAACGCCAAAGCCGCTTTATTCGCCATCGAAGAGGTAAAAGAAGAGCGCAATTTAGATATTCCCGTAATGGTTTCCGGAACAATTACCGATGCGTCAGGAAGAACACTTTCCGGTCAAACGGTGGAAGCGTTTTTGATTTCTATCGCGCATATTCCCTTATTAAGTATCGGATTCAATTGCGCTTTAGGTGCCGACCAATTGAAACCCTATTTAAAAAGACTAGCACACAATACTACTTTAAATATTTCAGCACATCCCAATGCAGGCTTACCCAATGCTTTCGGGCAATATGACCAAACACCAACGGAAATGCAAGCACTGATTAAAGACTATTTGCAAGACAATTTAGTCAACATCATCGGTGGCTGTTGCGGTACCACGCCGGAACACATCAAAGCCATCGCTGAGGTAGCTAAAGAATTCAAACCAAGACAAATTTTAGAAACGATATAA
- the metH gene encoding methionine synthase translates to MAEAKYLKLSGLEPLIVTPESNFINVGERTNVTGSRKFLRLIKEEKYEEALDIARAQVEGGAQIIDVNMDEGMLDGVYAMTKFLNLIAAEPDIARVPVMIDSSKWEIIEAGLKVIQGKGVVNSISLKEGKEAFIHHAKLIKRYGAAVIVMAFDEEGQADNYERRIEICKRSYDILVNEVHFPPEDIIFDPNIFPVATGMEEHKLNALDFFRATKWIRENLPYAGVSGGVSNVSFSFRGNDKVREAMHSAFLYHAIKNGMTMGIVNPEMLEIYDEIDPILLEHVEDVLLNRREDATERLLDLAESFKGDFKTNEKAVQEWRNGSVQERLTHSLVKGIDEFIEIDVEEARQSVEKPIEVIENHLMNGMNVVGDLFGSGKMFLPQVVKSARVMKKAVAYLLPYIEASKDGKSSSAGKVLMATVKGDVHDIGKNIVAVVLACNNFEIVDLGVMVPPEKIIEAAVRENVDIIGLSGLITPSLDEMVYLAKEMDKLNIKIPIMIGGATTSRAHTAVKIAPEYKETVVHVNDASRAVTVASNLLQAETKVEYAKTVRAEYDKLREGYLNRSRDKNYHSIEDARKNKLQLDWDNFNPVKPNFIGTKTIEVELSELVDFIDWTPFFSSWELFGKYPAILTDEVVGEQATSLFEDAQKMLNQIVSEKWLTAKGILGIFPANTINDDDILVQPTTDNRQPTTFLTLRQQSQKTAGAPNIALADFVAPKDSGKQDYIGCFCVTTGFGVDEKAAEFEKQLDDYNSILVKALGDRLAEAFAEYLHLKVRKEIWGYASDESLSNQDLIDEEYKGIRPAPGYPACPDHLEKPTIWKLLNVEQEIGVKLTESMAMWPAASVSGYYFGNPESKYFGLGKIKEDQVVDYAKRRGIATEVATKWLSPNIAD, encoded by the coding sequence ATGGCGGAAGCAAAATATTTAAAATTATCCGGATTAGAACCGTTAATAGTAACCCCGGAAAGTAATTTCATCAACGTAGGTGAAAGAACTAACGTAACCGGTTCCCGTAAATTCCTTCGCTTAATTAAAGAAGAAAAATACGAAGAAGCGCTCGATATTGCCCGTGCCCAAGTGGAAGGCGGTGCCCAAATCATCGATGTCAATATGGACGAAGGAATGTTGGATGGGGTGTATGCCATGACTAAGTTCTTAAACCTAATTGCGGCCGAACCCGATATTGCTCGTGTTCCGGTGATGATTGACAGCTCTAAATGGGAAATCATCGAAGCCGGTTTGAAAGTCATTCAAGGGAAGGGTGTCGTGAATTCTATTTCCCTAAAAGAAGGTAAAGAAGCTTTCATTCATCACGCCAAATTGATTAAAAGATACGGCGCAGCAGTAATCGTAATGGCTTTCGACGAAGAAGGACAGGCCGATAACTACGAGAGACGTATCGAAATCTGCAAACGTTCGTATGATATTTTAGTCAATGAAGTGCATTTTCCACCCGAAGACATCATCTTCGACCCGAATATTTTCCCGGTAGCAACGGGAATGGAAGAGCATAAACTAAACGCCTTAGACTTTTTCAGAGCCACCAAATGGATTCGAGAAAATCTTCCTTATGCCGGAGTTTCCGGTGGGGTGAGCAACGTTTCATTTTCGTTCCGTGGGAATGACAAAGTGCGTGAAGCGATGCATTCGGCGTTCTTGTATCATGCGATTAAAAACGGCATGACGATGGGCATCGTAAATCCTGAAATGCTCGAGATTTACGATGAAATCGACCCGATTTTATTGGAACATGTAGAAGATGTTTTACTAAACAGAAGAGAAGACGCGACCGAAAGATTATTGGATTTGGCCGAAAGTTTTAAAGGCGATTTCAAAACCAATGAAAAAGCAGTTCAAGAATGGCGAAACGGTTCGGTACAAGAACGATTAACCCATTCATTAGTCAAAGGAATAGATGAATTTATAGAAATAGATGTCGAAGAAGCGCGTCAGTCAGTAGAAAAGCCCATTGAAGTCATCGAAAACCATTTGATGAACGGGATGAATGTAGTAGGCGATTTGTTTGGAAGCGGAAAAATGTTCTTACCTCAAGTAGTCAAATCTGCCCGTGTGATGAAAAAAGCCGTGGCTTATTTGCTGCCTTATATAGAAGCTTCGAAAGATGGAAAATCGTCTTCAGCCGGAAAAGTCTTGATGGCGACTGTAAAAGGAGATGTACACGATATTGGTAAAAATATAGTAGCGGTAGTTTTGGCTTGTAACAACTTCGAGATTGTCGATTTAGGCGTAATGGTACCGCCGGAAAAAATCATTGAAGCTGCTGTTCGTGAAAACGTTGATATCATTGGGTTGAGCGGATTGATTACACCATCACTAGATGAAATGGTGTATCTGGCCAAAGAAATGGACAAACTCAATATCAAAATTCCAATAATGATAGGTGGTGCCACAACTTCTCGTGCTCATACCGCGGTGAAAATTGCGCCGGAATATAAAGAAACCGTTGTGCATGTGAACGATGCTTCCCGAGCGGTAACGGTGGCGAGCAATTTGCTTCAGGCGGAAACCAAAGTGGAATATGCCAAAACCGTTCGTGCCGAATACGACAAACTCCGAGAAGGGTATTTGAATAGAAGTAGAGATAAAAATTACCATTCGATTGAAGATGCTCGCAAGAACAAATTGCAATTGGATTGGGATAATTTCAATCCGGTAAAACCCAACTTTATCGGAACCAAAACCATTGAAGTGGAATTGTCGGAACTGGTTGATTTTATTGACTGGACGCCGTTTTTCAGTTCGTGGGAATTGTTCGGAAAATACCCTGCGATTTTGACCGATGAGGTAGTGGGTGAACAAGCCACTTCGTTATTTGAAGATGCCCAAAAAATGCTTAACCAAATCGTTTCCGAAAAATGGTTAACCGCCAAAGGAATTCTTGGAATATTCCCTGCGAATACTATTAACGATGATGACATTTTGGTACAACCGACAACTGACAACCGACAACCGACAACATTTTTAACTTTAAGACAACAATCCCAAAAAACCGCCGGCGCACCCAACATAGCATTAGCCGATTTCGTAGCACCCAAAGACAGCGGAAAGCAAGATTACATTGGTTGTTTTTGTGTAACCACAGGTTTCGGTGTCGATGAAAAAGCAGCCGAATTCGAAAAGCAATTAGACGATTACAACTCGATTTTAGTGAAAGCACTAGGCGACCGATTGGCCGAAGCTTTCGCAGAATATTTACACTTAAAAGTCCGTAAAGAAATTTGGGGCTACGCTTCCGATGAATCTTTATCAAACCAAGATTTGATTGACGAAGAATACAAAGGCATTCGTCCGGCGCCGGGTTATCCTGCGTGTCCGGATCATTTGGAGAAACCCACCATTTGGAAACTTTTAAATGTCGAACAAGAAATAGGCGTGAAGCTTACAGAAAGCATGGCGATGTGGCCGGCGGCTTCGGTTTCGGGTTATTATTTCGGGAATCCGGAAAGCAAGTATTTCGGACTCGGAAAAATCAAAGAAGACCAAGTGGTAGATTACGCCAAAAGAAGAGGAATAGCAACTGAAGTAGCTACAAAATGGTTAAGTCCAAATATTGCAGATTGA
- the metF gene encoding methylenetetrahydrofolate reductase [NAD(P)H], which produces MKVTQHIENANGKPLFSFEILPPLKGQNIQSIFDSIDPLMEFNPPFIDVTYHREEYEYKELPNGLLQKKIVKKRPGTVGICAGIQNKYNVDAIPHILCGGFTKEDTENLLIDLDFLGIDNVVALRGDALKTETYFHPEKEGNAYATELVTQISNLNNGIYLDEDLKNSAKTNFCIGVAGYPEKHMEAPSLDSDIHFLKQKIKNGADYIITQMFFDNKKFFDFVDKCRAAGITVPIIPGLKPIATKKQLNLIPHRFSLELPDDLIMAVVKAKDNDEVKQIGIDWCVAQSKELVAAGIPVLHYYSMGKAENIKAIAKEVF; this is translated from the coding sequence ATGAAAGTAACCCAACATATCGAAAACGCCAACGGCAAACCCTTATTCTCTTTTGAGATTTTACCGCCTTTGAAAGGGCAAAACATCCAATCGATTTTTGACAGCATTGATCCGTTGATGGAATTCAATCCGCCTTTTATTGATGTGACTTACCATCGGGAGGAATATGAATACAAAGAATTACCGAATGGTTTGCTACAAAAGAAAATTGTAAAAAAGCGTCCGGGGACAGTTGGGATTTGTGCCGGTATTCAAAACAAATACAATGTCGATGCGATTCCGCACATATTGTGTGGTGGTTTTACCAAAGAAGATACGGAAAACTTATTAATCGACTTGGATTTCCTAGGCATTGATAATGTAGTAGCGCTTCGTGGCGATGCGTTGAAAACCGAAACTTATTTTCATCCTGAGAAAGAAGGGAATGCTTATGCGACCGAATTGGTGACACAAATCAGCAATTTGAACAACGGAATTTATTTAGATGAAGATTTGAAAAATTCAGCCAAAACTAATTTCTGCATTGGAGTAGCCGGTTATCCGGAGAAACACATGGAAGCGCCGAGTTTGGACAGCGATATCCATTTCTTGAAACAAAAAATCAAGAATGGAGCGGATTATATTATTACCCAAATGTTTTTTGATAATAAAAAATTCTTTGATTTTGTGGACAAATGTCGCGCCGCCGGAATCACAGTGCCGATCATTCCGGGATTGAAACCGATTGCGACTAAGAAACAATTGAACTTGATTCCGCACCGATTCAGTTTGGAATTACCCGATGATTTAATCATGGCTGTGGTAAAAGCGAAAGACAATGATGAGGTAAAACAAATTGGGATTGATTGGTGTGTGGCCCAAAGCAAAGAATTGGTGGCTGCCGGAATTCCTGTGTTGCATTACTATTCTATGGGAAAAGCAGAGAACATCAAGGCAATTGCCAAGGAAGTTTTTTAA
- a CDS encoding acyloxyacyl hydrolase → MRKIYLLFLLFSFSLFGQNNASFAVEASVFRGNILPHTEDMYHLVNGHPKGFVVSLLNRTDGSKEWHRAYNYPDYGGYFLYQDFKSQPLGQNYAVGALYNFYFLKRHLQLKLSQGIALTTNPYDKAENSKNKAFGSKFMGNTNIGLAYDNQNLFKNIGLQAGILFTHYSNGRVKSPNSGINTYVLNLGVSYNFAEDLMQEVDTTTVQQSYKEPIHYNFVLRTGVNENPIINSGQFPFYHIGFYADKRLNRKSALQFGAELFLTKSIQEYIKYYSVAYPEDNISANTDYKRVGVFIGHELLINRISLEAQVGYYAYQPFKKDIPIYDRVGIKYYFTKKIFGGFTIKTHLFLAEALEFGIGYRL, encoded by the coding sequence ATGAGAAAAATTTACCTGCTTTTTTTACTGTTTAGTTTTTCGCTTTTCGGTCAAAATAATGCCTCATTTGCCGTGGAAGCTTCGGTTTTTAGGGGAAATATTTTACCGCATACCGAAGACATGTACCATTTGGTTAACGGTCATCCGAAAGGTTTTGTGGTGTCGTTGCTCAACAGAACGGATGGTTCTAAAGAATGGCATCGCGCCTATAATTACCCGGATTATGGGGGTTATTTTTTGTATCAGGATTTTAAAAGTCAACCCCTTGGGCAGAATTATGCAGTAGGTGCGTTGTATAATTTTTACTTTTTGAAAAGACATTTGCAACTCAAATTGTCCCAAGGAATTGCTTTGACTACCAATCCTTACGATAAAGCAGAAAACAGCAAAAATAAGGCCTTTGGCAGTAAGTTTATGGGCAATACCAATATCGGGTTGGCTTACGATAACCAAAATTTGTTCAAAAATATTGGGTTGCAGGCCGGAATTTTATTCACCCATTATTCTAACGGAAGGGTAAAATCGCCCAACAGCGGCATCAATACTTATGTGTTAAATTTAGGGGTAAGTTATAATTTTGCTGAGGATTTGATGCAAGAAGTTGATACTACAACAGTTCAGCAAAGCTATAAGGAACCGATTCATTATAATTTTGTATTGCGCACCGGAGTCAACGAAAATCCTATTATCAACAGTGGGCAATTTCCCTTTTACCATATAGGTTTTTACGCCGATAAACGTTTGAACCGAAAATCGGCGTTGCAGTTTGGTGCCGAATTGTTTTTGACTAAATCCATTCAGGAATACATTAAATACTATTCCGTGGCTTATCCCGAAGACAACATTAGCGCCAATACCGATTACAAAAGAGTAGGTGTTTTTATCGGACATGAATTGTTGATTAACCGAATTTCCCTGGAAGCACAGGTAGGATATTATGCTTACCAACCGTTTAAAAAAGACATTCCGATTTATGATAGGGTTGGGATAAAATATTATTTCACCAAGAAAATTTTCGGTGGCTTTACCATCAAAACCCATTTGTTTTTGGCAGAAGCCCTAGAGTTTGGTATTGGTTACCGATTATAA
- a CDS encoding head GIN domain-containing protein, translating to MKKFSLLIVLFWMLNACEKPSDCVESTGAIITKEVEVQAFKKIKVYRGIEVVITQGLEHKVEIVAGENFIDNVQVIQNGDQLIFKDDASCNWVRAYGTTKILVTTPTLEEVYSKTDRNISSNGVLTFPALTFTAFDKDADGETGAGTGDFILNINNESLTIKNNNVSRFYLSGQTNNGSFNFYFGDGRVEAENLIAQNIYVYHRGSNDMTLKPIQSITGTMNSTGNIILKNVPPIVNVAELYQGNIIYP from the coding sequence ATGAAAAAGTTTTCCTTATTGATAGTGTTGTTTTGGATGCTGAACGCTTGTGAAAAACCAAGTGATTGTGTGGAAAGCACCGGAGCCATCATAACCAAAGAAGTGGAAGTGCAAGCTTTCAAAAAAATCAAAGTCTACCGAGGCATTGAAGTGGTCATCACCCAAGGTTTGGAGCACAAAGTGGAAATTGTGGCCGGCGAAAATTTTATTGATAATGTTCAGGTGATTCAAAACGGTGACCAACTAATTTTTAAAGATGATGCCAGCTGCAATTGGGTTCGGGCTTACGGTACGACCAAGATTTTAGTCACTACGCCAACCTTAGAAGAAGTGTATTCTAAAACCGACAGGAATATCAGTTCTAATGGTGTGTTAACTTTTCCTGCCTTAACCTTCACAGCTTTTGACAAAGATGCCGATGGCGAAACTGGAGCCGGAACCGGTGATTTTATCCTTAATATCAATAACGAAAGTCTTACCATAAAGAACAATAATGTCTCACGTTTTTACCTTTCAGGGCAAACCAACAACGGCAGTTTTAATTTTTATTTTGGTGATGGAAGAGTAGAGGCAGAAAACTTAATCGCCCAAAATATTTATGTATACCATCGCGGTTCCAATGATATGACGCTAAAACCCATTCAAAGCATTACCGGAACGATGAACAGTACCGGAAATATTATCCTGAAAAATGTACCGCCGATTGTAAATGTCGCCGAATTGTATCAGGGCAATATAATTTACCCGTAA
- the gldA gene encoding gliding motility-associated ABC transporter ATP-binding subunit GldA, with translation MSIEVQNISKSYGAQKALDNVSFSIKKGEIVGFLGPNGAGKSTLMKILTTYINADEGSAAVNGNDVNEAQIQVQKSVGYLPEHNPLYLDLYVREYLAFNADVYKVAKSRIEEVIELTGLTPESHKKIGQLSKGFRQRVGLATALLHNPDVLILDEPTTGLDPNQLVEIRNVIKNVGKDKTVFLSTHIMQEVEAICDRVIIIDHGKIVTDKKLDKLVSEEKEQIIEVEFDKAIDAALLANLAHIKTYKNSGDNLWLLTFNTEEDMRPEVFDFAQANGLKTLQISLKSKNLEQIFREKTKK, from the coding sequence ATGTCGATAGAAGTTCAAAATATTTCCAAAAGTTACGGTGCCCAAAAAGCATTAGATAATGTTTCGTTTTCCATTAAAAAAGGAGAAATCGTGGGTTTCTTGGGCCCGAATGGCGCCGGAAAATCTACTTTGATGAAAATTTTAACGACTTATATCAACGCCGATGAAGGTTCGGCTGCCGTAAATGGAAATGATGTCAATGAAGCTCAAATTCAGGTGCAAAAATCAGTAGGTTATTTGCCTGAACATAATCCGTTATACTTGGATTTATACGTTCGCGAATATTTAGCTTTCAATGCCGATGTGTATAAAGTAGCCAAATCGCGTATCGAAGAAGTCATTGAATTGACTGGTTTAACTCCGGAAAGTCATAAAAAAATAGGGCAATTGTCTAAAGGTTTCCGTCAACGTGTGGGTTTAGCCACTGCGCTACTTCACAATCCGGATGTTTTGATTTTAGACGAACCTACTACCGGACTCGACCCGAATCAATTGGTGGAAATCAGAAATGTGATTAAGAATGTTGGGAAAGACAAAACCGTTTTTCTTTCTACACATATCATGCAAGAAGTCGAAGCCATTTGCGACCGCGTCATCATCATTGACCATGGCAAAATTGTAACGGATAAAAAACTGGACAAACTGGTTTCGGAAGAAAAAGAGCAAATCATAGAAGTAGAATTTGACAAAGCCATTGACGCAGCTTTATTGGCCAATTTAGCCCACATCAAAACCTACAAAAATAGCGGTGACAACCTTTGGTTACTAACCTTCAACACCGAAGAAGACATGCGCCCAGAAGTATTTGACTTTGCCCAAGCCAACGGTTTGAAAACGTTACAAATCAGTTTGAAGAGTAAGAATTTGGAGCAGATTTTTAGGGAGAAAACTAAAAAATAG
- a CDS encoding prephenate dehydratase, whose protein sequence is MEAKIAIQGIKGSFHHQVAQEYFEQVNDLDECMSFDDLVKSLVNNQAHKGVMALENSIAGSIIPNYALIDRNNLHIIGEHYLDIHMNLMVLKGQKIEDIKEVHSHPIALLQCAVFFSQYPHIKLVESGDTAETARRIQEQKLMGIGAVAAPIAAKLYDLEILAAGIHTVQSNKTRFVIVKTTNKELPKEQINKASIKFELDDTPGSLATVLNVMNNCKLNLTKIQSMPIIETPFQYSFFVDVIFEKYKHYEKAKNILALMTTHFKVLGEYKRGTP, encoded by the coding sequence ATGGAAGCAAAAATTGCTATACAAGGCATTAAAGGTTCGTTTCACCACCAAGTGGCACAAGAATATTTTGAACAGGTGAATGATTTAGATGAATGCATGTCGTTTGATGATTTGGTGAAAAGTTTAGTGAATAATCAAGCGCACAAAGGTGTCATGGCGTTGGAGAATTCTATCGCCGGTTCGATTATTCCCAATTACGCTTTAATCGACCGCAATAATTTGCACATCATTGGAGAACATTATCTCGACATTCACATGAACTTAATGGTGTTGAAAGGTCAAAAAATCGAAGACATCAAAGAAGTCCATTCGCATCCTATTGCCTTGTTGCAATGTGCTGTTTTCTTTAGCCAATATCCGCACATCAAATTGGTCGAAAGTGGCGATACCGCAGAAACTGCACGTCGCATTCAGGAGCAAAAACTAATGGGAATAGGCGCCGTTGCTGCTCCGATTGCCGCGAAATTATACGATTTGGAAATATTAGCTGCCGGTATTCATACCGTGCAAAGTAATAAAACCCGATTCGTGATTGTCAAAACTACCAATAAAGAGTTACCCAAAGAGCAAATTAACAAGGCCTCAATCAAATTTGAATTAGATGACACACCGGGCAGTTTGGCCACGGTGTTAAATGTAATGAACAACTGCAAACTGAACTTAACTAAAATTCAATCGATGCCCATTATAGAAACACCTTTTCAATATTCATTTTTTGTGGATGTGATTTTTGAGAAGTACAAACATTATGAAAAAGCCAAAAACATTTTAGCCCTAATGACTACCCATTTCAAAGTCTTGGGTGAATACAAAAGAGGAACACCATGA
- a CDS encoding pyridoxal phosphate-dependent aminotransferase, whose product MITTANRLNSVQEYYFSRKLREVRQLIAEGKPVINMGIGSPDLAPDKTVIDAMNQSMYDDKAHEYQSYQGLPELRKGMADFYANQFGVNLDFNTEILPLMGSKEGIMHISLAFLNEGDEVLIPNPGYPTYASVTELVQAKAVNYDLTATNDWQPDFEALEQTDLSKVKLMWVSYPHMPTGANGTIELFEKLIAFGKKHHILIVNDNPYSFVLNENPISILQVEGAKDVTLELNSLSKTYNMAGWRVGMVMGNATLIDAVLKVKSNMDSGMFYGIQKGAIEALKLGQDWFGKQNEIYTKRRNLIFQLAEKLDCTFDKNSVGLFVWAKLPQAISAETFIDKILIEKHIFITPGIIFGSNGEGYIRFSLCVTEEKIQEAIKRITN is encoded by the coding sequence ATGATAACAACTGCCAACCGATTAAACAGCGTTCAAGAATACTACTTCTCCAGAAAATTGCGAGAAGTGCGCCAACTCATAGCCGAAGGAAAACCGGTCATAAATATGGGTATCGGCAGTCCAGATTTAGCGCCCGATAAAACCGTGATTGATGCGATGAACCAATCGATGTATGACGACAAAGCCCACGAATACCAAAGCTATCAAGGCTTACCCGAATTGCGAAAAGGCATGGCCGATTTTTATGCGAATCAGTTTGGGGTAAATTTGGATTTCAATACCGAAATTTTACCGTTAATGGGTTCCAAAGAAGGCATTATGCATATCTCACTCGCTTTTTTAAATGAAGGCGATGAAGTACTGATTCCTAATCCGGGGTATCCGACGTATGCTTCGGTCACCGAATTGGTACAAGCCAAAGCAGTGAATTACGATTTAACAGCCACCAACGATTGGCAACCTGATTTTGAAGCTTTGGAGCAAACGGATTTGTCGAAAGTCAAGCTCATGTGGGTTTCCTATCCGCACATGCCAACCGGCGCCAATGGAACAATTGAGTTGTTTGAAAAATTGATTGCTTTTGGCAAAAAACACCACATCTTAATTGTCAACGACAATCCGTACAGTTTTGTTTTAAACGAAAACCCAATTTCGATTTTGCAAGTTGAGGGCGCCAAAGACGTCACTTTAGAACTGAATTCTTTATCCAAAACTTACAATATGGCCGGTTGGCGTGTGGGAATGGTTATGGGAAATGCCACCCTAATCGATGCGGTGTTAAAAGTCAAAAGCAACATGGACAGCGGGATGTTTTACGGGATTCAAAAAGGCGCGATTGAAGCTTTGAAATTGGGCCAAGATTGGTTTGGTAAGCAAAACGAAATTTATACCAAACGCCGAAATCTTATCTTCCAATTGGCGGAAAAACTGGATTGTACTTTCGATAAAAATAGTGTCGGTTTATTCGTTTGGGCCAAATTACCGCAAGCCATTTCAGCAGAAACTTTTATTGATAAAATTTTAATTGAAAAGCATATTTTCATCACGCCCGGCATTATTTTCGGTAGTAATGGCGAAGGTTACATTCGATTTTCGCTTTGTGTTACCGAAGAAAAAATACAAGAAGCTATAAAAAGAATTACGAATTAG
- a CDS encoding bifunctional 3-deoxy-7-phosphoheptulonate synthase/chorismate mutase type II, which translates to MNITAENRKWLDDFNLNHPLVIAGPCSAETEDQVLKIAHELKDSKVSIFRAGIWKPRTRPGGFEGVGEIGLKWLKKAKAETGLLMATEVATAAQVKLALEYDIDVLWIGARTTVNPFAVQELADALQNTDKIVLVKNPVNPDLSLWIGGLERLYNAGIKKLGVIHRGFSTYEKTKYRNIPEWQIAIDFQNKFPDIPLIIDPSHITGNRDMIFQVTQEALDLNYDGMIIETHVDPDNAWSDAAQQVTPTRLKQIIFDLTIRKETDDADDYNNRLSRFRVDIDEYDRKLLEILGKRMKVADKIGALKKEKNVAVLQNKRWNEILGKMILDGEEKGLSEEFILKIFKAIHQESITHQEKVINN; encoded by the coding sequence ATGAATATTACAGCAGAAAATAGAAAATGGTTAGATGATTTCAACTTGAATCATCCTCTGGTAATCGCCGGACCATGCAGTGCCGAAACCGAAGACCAAGTCTTAAAAATTGCCCACGAACTAAAAGATTCTAAAGTGTCAATTTTTCGAGCCGGCATTTGGAAACCCAGAACGCGTCCGGGCGGATTTGAAGGCGTTGGCGAAATTGGTTTAAAATGGCTCAAAAAAGCCAAAGCAGAAACCGGTTTGCTCATGGCGACAGAAGTAGCAACGGCAGCCCAAGTCAAATTGGCGTTGGAATACGATATTGATGTATTGTGGATTGGCGCCAGAACAACTGTAAACCCGTTTGCGGTTCAGGAATTGGCGGATGCTTTGCAAAATACCGATAAAATTGTTTTGGTCAAAAATCCGGTGAATCCCGATTTGTCTTTGTGGATTGGCGGATTGGAGCGATTGTACAATGCCGGAATCAAAAAACTGGGCGTTATTCACAGAGGTTTTTCGACTTATGAAAAAACAAAATACAGAAATATTCCCGAGTGGCAGATAGCTATTGATTTTCAGAATAAATTCCCGGATATTCCTTTGATTATTGATCCGTCACACATTACCGGAAACCGCGATATGATTTTTCAGGTCACTCAAGAAGCTTTGGATTTGAATTATGACGGAATGATCATAGAGACCCATGTTGATCCTGATAATGCCTGGAGCGATGCGGCTCAGCAAGTCACGCCAACAAGATTGAAACAAATTATTTTCGATTTAACCATCCGAAAAGAAACCGATGACGCTGATGATTACAACAACCGCTTGTCGAGATTCCGTGTTGATATTGATGAATACGACAGAAAATTACTCGAGATTTTAGGCAAAAGAATGAAAGTCGCCGATAAAATCGGAGCCTTGAAAAAGGAGAAAAACGTAGCTGTTTTGCAGAATAAACGTTGGAACGAAATCCTCGGGAAAATGATTTTAGACGGTGAAGAAAAAGGCTTGAGCGAAGAGTTTATCTTGAAGATTTTCAAGGCAATTCACCAAGAAAGTATTACCCATCAAGAGAAAGTCATTAATAATTAA